Proteins encoded in a region of the Mesoflavibacter profundi genome:
- a CDS encoding CsgE family curli-type amyloid fiber assembly protein, whose product MFKFDKKQVVLSIVCVIFMHAITLAQIINKDIEAKIRTEKNDGFITIVGTAFNKTEITESLVYKLSVIKKDSLGNSSKNDQEGRFVIQANQKLDLSSTVINSPKHTKTTLLLLIYNLDKKLIGKDRIVLNDDGSDQAFKKKILSDINLKTNPKATQQTVDVSSTKEDGVEIKGLVLEETKTKPGRDFYKLFYNLYTVNNINANKIVKIKEVLALGRNTKIEVLVGEKKVFEFFVRPSIDYLTKVNDQAILRVYKYLKNLEESADIQQRY is encoded by the coding sequence ATGTTTAAATTTGATAAAAAGCAAGTTGTTTTAAGTATAGTTTGTGTAATTTTTATGCATGCAATTACACTTGCTCAAATTATCAATAAAGACATTGAAGCAAAAATAAGAACAGAAAAAAATGATGGTTTTATAACAATTGTAGGAACTGCATTTAATAAAACCGAAATTACAGAAAGCCTAGTTTATAAATTATCTGTAATAAAAAAAGATTCGCTAGGCAACTCTTCCAAAAACGACCAAGAAGGTAGATTTGTAATACAAGCAAATCAAAAATTAGATTTATCTTCTACCGTAATTAATAGTCCAAAACATACAAAAACCACATTACTTTTATTAATCTACAATTTAGATAAAAAGTTAATTGGAAAAGATAGAATAGTTTTAAATGATGATGGAAGTGATCAAGCATTTAAGAAAAAAATTCTTTCAGATATAAATTTAAAAACAAACCCTAAAGCAACACAACAAACTGTAGATGTAAGCAGTACAAAAGAAGATGGAGTAGAAATAAAAGGGTTGGTATTAGAAGAAACAAAAACAAAACCAGGTAGAGATTTTTACAAACTTTTTTATAACTTGTATACTGTAAATAATATAAACGCAAATAAAATTGTAAAAATAAAAGAGGTTTTAGCTCTAGGTAGAAATACTAAAATAGAAGTTTTAGTAGGCGAAAAAAAGGTGTTCGAATTTTTTGTAAGACCAAGTATTGACTATTTAACCAAAGTCAATGATCAAGCCATATTAAGAGTGTACAAATACTTAAAAAATTTAGAAGAAAGCGCAGATATACAACAGCGCTACTAA
- a CDS encoding curli production assembly/transport component CsgF, whose protein sequence is MKTLLITVCMLVGYASIGQQLTYQPINPAFGGDTFNYQWLLSSANSQNSFEDPDAKNDNAQGSELDQFAESLNRQVLSSLSRTLFSSQLGEGLEEGTFTFGNLTLEIYDSAEGLVVNILDVTTGDETQIIVPNP, encoded by the coding sequence ATGAAAACGCTATTAATCACCGTTTGCATGTTAGTTGGATACGCTAGCATTGGACAGCAATTAACTTACCAGCCAATAAATCCAGCATTTGGAGGCGATACTTTTAACTATCAATGGTTACTTAGTTCTGCTAATTCGCAAAACTCATTTGAAGATCCAGATGCAAAAAATGATAATGCTCAAGGATCAGAATTAGATCAATTTGCAGAAAGTTTAAATCGTCAAGTGTTAAGTTCGTTATCAAGAACACTATTTAGTTCGCAATTAGGAGAAGGATTAGAAGAAGGAACATTTACATTCGGGAATTTAACTTTAGAAATTTATGACTCTGCCGAAGGTTTAGTAGTAAATATCCTAGATGTAACCACAGGAGACGAAACCCAAATTATAGTCCCAAATCCATAA